Within Desulfolithobacter dissulfuricans, the genomic segment TGCAGGGTGATACCCTGCAGTTTCATCTCGACCATGTTCTGCCTGAAGGGCCCGTCACCCTGGATGGTGGAGGGTTTCATATAGACGATGCTTTCCTTGACTCCGGTCATGGCCGCCATTTTTTCCAGGAAGGAAAAGAGGCTGAAATCCGGGGACCGTTTTTCCAACCGGGCATGGAGGCTGTTGGCCCGGGCATGGAGCTGCCGGTAGCGCTTCTGCATATCCCGCATCTCCTGCACCGCTTTTTCCCGAACCGCGATGCCGCGCTCAAGCCGCCTCTGCTTCTCGGCCAGCGGAAAGACGACAAACTGCAGGAGGACAAAGAGCCCCACGGCCAGCGCCCCGATCATCAGGGCTGTTCTGTCCCGTCTGCCAAGGGCCATCACTCAGCCCTCCCAGGGGTATTTCCCGGCAGCCCCAGGTTCACCGCCACGGATGGAGCGGGCGGAAAGGTGGACCTGAGGGTAAGGCGGATATCGAATCGGACCATGCCGCTGTCCTTTTCGACGGTGGCCGCCAGGATTTCCACCTGGTCGTAGAGAGGTGAGCTGCCAAGACGGTTCTTTATGGCGTCCACGTTGTTGAAGGCGTTGGTCACCCCCTTGATCCGCACGGTTTCCTGGTCGATCACCATCCGGGAGACATGGAAGGTGATGGTCTCCGGAATGCGACCGGAAATGTCGGCCAGGATCCGCAGCACCCGTTTCTCGGCAGAAAAGGCGGGAACCGTGGCCGGACTCTGGACCTCACGCAGTTTTACCTGCATCTGCAGGTAGGGGTCGACGATGCGGGTGTCTTCGGGAAAGGTCTGGTGATAGATGGCCCGCATTTCCCGGTCCAGCCGCTCATAGGTTGCCTGTAGTCTCCGGTACTCCGTCAGGTACATGAAACCAGCGACACCGGCCAGAGCAACCGCGACCAGCCCGGCCGCTATCTTCTGCAGTCGCGAACCAAGCAGTTGTCGCCTGGGGGCGAACTCCTGGCGGCGGAAATTGAGGGGATATTTTTTTCCGGCCCCGGCAAACAGGGCCAGGACGTGATCGTGGCAGCCGGGCCGCCAGCTGTCCTCCACATCTGCGCTCAACTCTGCCCCCATCAGAGCGGCGAGTTCGCACCGCTGGGCCGGCAGGGCAAAACAGGACGCAACCGCCTCGACCACGCAGTCCACGGCCGCCAGGCGACCGCTCAGCAGGATACGCCCGGGAGTGCAGGTTGCCTGGTTTTCCGTCCCGTACCAGGCCAGGCTGCGTTCGACCCCGGTACACATTTGCTCAACACAGGCCCGGACCTCCTGTTCATCCTCGACCGCAACCTCTGCGCCCTCGATGGCCATCACAGTGCCGGAGAACAGTTTGTTGCCAGAGGGAATATGACGGAGAAAGACGACCTGTCCGCCACAGCAGAGGACCAGGGTAGTGGAGTAAAGGCCCAGGTCCAGGAGAAGAAAATCCTCATCCAGGCCGGCCTGGCAGAGCTGGTGGGCCAGGGCAAAGCCGTGCAGGGTTACGGTGTGCGGATCAAGACCCTGGCCCTGGAGCGCTTCGAGGTGGGTCTGCAGGAACTGCTTTTCCAGCGCTGCAACCAGGAGTTCAGAGCCTGAATCTCGCCGGCCGGTCTGCAGAAAATCGATGACCTGACTCTCCGGCGGAAGAAGCAGGTGTTCTTCAAGTTCCAGGGGCAGCACCTGGGCGATCCTGTCCTGCTCCTGAAAGGGAAGAAAGAGATTGCGTAAACTGCAGCTGCCAGGTGATACAGCACTGACCACCGCGCACCGGGACCGGGCTTTTTCAAGACCAACCTGGGTCAGCGCACCGGCCAGATCCTCTCCCTGCAGCGGGACGGCCGCCGCCTGGAGGATCCGTATCTTCCCACCCCGTTGCTCCATGACGGCAACATGCACCATGTCATCATGGACATCGAGGCCAAGTACGCGCTTTGCCATTATCGTCTGGGTGCCAGCAGTAACATGATAATCCGTTCCCAAAGGGCATGGTTTACAAACATACCCGTACTCGTGAACGTGCTCGTCAACGTCAACGTGAACGAACACCATCTGATTATTTTCATAGTGATGCAGGACCCCCGCCCTCCGGGCGACAATCCCGGGGCTACGCAGCGCAGATGGTTGCAACGGACGTGTACGTTCACGAGCACGTTTACGTTTTATGACAAAGCCGTTCAACTGTGACCCTGCCCTGAGGACAGGGTCTTCTGACACAGAATAAAAAAAATCACTCGACTTTCCAGTACACCAGGCTCAGCTTCTCCTGCCGCTGCAGGATACCGGTGCCCTGGCGCTCGATCTCCCCGGAACGGGCCCGGATCCCGATCCGGAACCAGGAACTGCGGATGGTGATCAGGTTTTCCGGCAGGATGATACCCTCCATGCCCGGAACACCGGTGTACCAGGCCGGGTCTGCCAGCAGCTCACGGTTGTCCGGGTCCTGGCGGAATTCGAGCAACTCGGCCACGGTCTCTTCGTCCAGCTCTGGATGCAGGGCCCTTAAGACCAGGTCGGGAGCCGTATTAATATTGATTGTACCCTCCTGGCCGGTAATGGTCAAATACTCAATAATCCCGGAATGTTCTTTATTACCGTACAAAATCTCCGCTGTCATGCCCCGGACCAGGAGCAATTCTTCCGGGTATCGGACCGGTCCGTTGCGGCAGCCATAGGGCGGAGAAAGGCTGGCGTAGTAGCTGTTTTCCGCTCCCTGGTCACGGGTTTCACTGTCCGGATCCACCCAGTCAGCCAGGGCGTCCACCAGAGCGGTGGCCTCATCCACGGAGTCGATACCAAATTTCCCTGAACTGAGGAAACGGACCCAGATCTGGCGTTGGGCCTCGCTCTGGGCCAGGCTGTTCACCTGCAGGCGGCCGGAGAGGTCCTTGATCTTAAGCTCAAACATGTCGGCGGAGAACAGGGTGGTCAGCTCATCCTGATCCAGACTGGCCCACCCATCGTGGAGAGAGTCAAAATCGTTTTGCCTGAGATCGGCGAGCAGCGCGGCCCTGGCGATATTGAGCCCGCCCAGCAGCATGGTGTCGAGCCGGGTGGTCTCCTGGAAATGGACCGCGCCCTGGAGCTGAAAAGTCACGCTCCGGTTGAACTGCAGGGTCACGGCCACCAGGAAGGTGATGGCAAACAGGGCCAGCAGCAGGGCCATGCCCGAACGGTCCCGCAACCGCATCATCCTTCCCCTCCGCCGACCTGTTTGAACTGCAGCAGCCCGGCCGGCAGCAGGATACGGGTAGAAAAGGTCAGAAAACGTTCCTTTTCCTTGTCAAGCCACAGCTCCAGAACACAGTTCACCGCTGCCGGCAGCCCGGATGTCAGGTTCTCTGCGCCTGTCTCTTCACCGCCATCCCAGGAGTCGTGGACCCCGCCATCCCGGTCCAGATATTCAAATGTAAGCGTCCGCACCCGATCGCAGAGCCGGAAGCCGGGATCCGTTGCCTGATCCGCGTTGTCCGGCTCTCCGGGACGAAACAGGGTGTCCCGGCGGTAGAGGATAAAGCCGGTCCCATCAGTATCCGGGGCCAGGGTGTAGGTTATCCGCCCCAGTCCCGGAAGCTCATGCGCCGGGTCAAAGACAATATGGGCCATGGAACCAAAACGCAGAAGCCGGGCCGCCTCCCCGTCCCCTTCCCCGGCCGTGCCGACAAAATCGATATCATCACCCGGGAAAGCCGAACCGAGATCCTCGCTGATTCGCTCAAGCGTTATCTGGGCCCGGTAATAGAGTTCACCTTCGGTGCGGGTTTTTTCAATGGCATCGAGGCTGCCGGAAAGGGAGAGGGAGACCATGGCAACCACCATGGCCAGGACAGCCATGGCCAGGAGAATCTCCAGCAGGGTCATGCCACCGCTGGCTGACAGTAGACGCAGGCATTGGCGCCGGGCAGTCATTGGATGGCCCCGGCTGGCGGTTCCTGGAGCAGCACCGCTTTGGCCTGGTACACAACCCTGGCCGGGTCGCCCCGGGTTATCAGGAGATCCACGGCCTGCAGCATGTTATCCGGGTCTTCGAATCCGAGATTTCCCGCCTCCAGCCGTTGCACGTCCACCTGCCAGCCGTAGTCGGCAAAAGGCTCGTCAAAGCGGCCGGACTCTGCCCCCAGGTTCTCAGCATCGGCCAGGGCAAGTTCGGTAAGTTTTTCCCGGGCCAGCCGCGAGGCCGTCAGCGTGACCCGGGAGACACCGGCCAGGGACACGCTCTGGGACTGGGATCCGATCAGGGTTACCAGGGCAATGGAGATGATGGCGACCGCCACCATGACCTCGAGCAGGGTAAAGCCCGGTGAGAGATGGGGGCGCAAGGTGTGCTGCCTGTGCTTCATTTCATAGCCGTGTTCCGCAATCCTTACCGTACCTGTGCATCGTCCAGGTCAAGATAGTCGCCAAATATCCGGGTGACCGACAAAAAGGGGGAGAGCAGAACTGTCATTTCGTTTCCATCCTGGTCCTGCAGGTGGATGAGAGTTTTGTCCACGTAACCTTTACGGCTGAACCAGATTGTCGTGCTCCCCACGCTGCGCCGGCCTCCGTGCACCGAGACAACGTCCCGGATCCGCACCTGGGCGGGAAGCTGGAGCAGGGCAGCCTGGTCCCCGGGGATATTTTTGCGTTCTTTGTCCGCAGACGCCCAGACGCGCCCTTCTCCCAGGTCCAGGTGGAGATAATAACCCCGGGAGGAACGGACCGCCTGCTGGCTGGTTTCCGCCACCAGGCCGATCAGTCTGCGGGCCGTAGATTTCAGGGGATCGGTCAACAGGGCAGTGTACAACCTGGGAACGGCAAAGACGGTCATGATAGCGATGAGCACCATCACCACCAGCAGCTCGAGGAGGGTAAAGCCGTTATCAGGCCGTTGAAAAACTATCACATTTTTCAACAGCCTGTTATGAGCGCGGACAGATGGACGCATGGTCCCGGGACAGGCTCCCTGCCATATCAAAGGATTATTCCAGTTCCCAGTTATTGATATCAGCGTCCTTGCCTTCGCCACCCGGTTCGCCGTCCGCACCATAGGACATCAGGTCGAAATCGCCGTGCAGGCCAGGGCTTATGTAGATGAAATCATTACCCCACGGATCCTTGGGCACCCTGCCCTTGTCAAGGTAGCCGCCCTGGCGCCAGTTTTTGGCCAGGCGGCCAACTGCCGGCGGCTCCACCAGGGCCTGCAGTCCCTGCTCGGTGGTGGGATACTGGCCATTGTCGAGCTTGTAAAGCTTGAGAGCCTGCTCGATGGACTGAATCTGGATGGCAGCCTTGGTCCGACGGGCCTCCTCGGGCCGATCCATGATTCGCGGCACAATAAGGCCGGCCAGGATGCCGAGTATGACCATGACCACCATCAGCTCAATCAGGGTGAACCCCTGGGAAGACAGCAAAACGTTTCTGTGTTTTCTGAAAAAAAACATGATACCTCTTTGCGTTGTGCCCCTAAGCGGCAAGTCAATTCCCATTATCAGGTTACCCCCTATCTTACCACACCATAGAGGATTTGCAGATATTTTTACCGGGCTTGGGCGGGGGACCTCGCAATTCCGCCTCGCTCTTACTGGCATCCCTGGGAACGTGGCGTGACAAAAAAACGAGGGGTGTTATACCGCGGAGCGGTATGCCTGGCTCAGTGGCCTTGATCGGGCCTGGCAAAAGGTCGTTCACCGCGGAGCGGAGGAACGAGGAGATATCTTGGTTACTCTGGTTCCTCCGCTCCGCGGTGAACCAGCGCCTCGGACCAACCCTCCGGGAGGCAGACGATTCAGCACACCGCTTCCATGAGAAGGCTTGTCAAGAAAAGTTCGACGTGGCGAACCATTTTTTTTATAAATCCCTGTAACGTCAGGCTTCCATTCGCATTCATATAAAGAGCTCAGCCATAAGCTCGATGCATCGTACAATCCGTCGTGGAAGCTGCAACCTCCGCGGCGGTCTTTGAATATGTCACTGGCTGATGACGGACCGAGCGGTGTCACGCAGTCTTCCGGACGGGACGTTTTTTTGAGGGAGATATTAAAAACTCTCAACTGCCTTTGGAAACAGAAGGAAAAACATCCTTTTTTCCCTTTGTTCACTCTCTGGTTCAACCGGGTTTTCTACGCAGCCTTTGCCAGGGGGCGAGATTGCGGTTTGTAAAAAGGGTCATATATCTCACCGTGCTGCCAGAGGCGATGCATGAGTACCGCCAGTTTTCTGGCTACGGCAACCACGGCACGACGCTTTGCGTTTTTACCTCCCCTGGCTGCCAGGCGAAGACCAAATCTTCGTAAATTGCAATCCTCTCCAAAAGGTCCCAGGATGTACTGGGCCGAACCGACCAGTAACCTCCGCAGATAGGGGTTGCCCGCTTTGGTTATCCGAAGCTGCCTGTCGGTTTCTCCTGACTGGTCGCGGCGGGGAGTCAGGCCAAGAAAACATCCAACCTGTCTACTTTTGCCAAATCGTGCCGGGTCTTCCACGATTAATAGAAAGGCCAGGGCCGTCAGAGGACCAACTCCTTTTATGGCCCGCAATAATTCGGTCTCCGGGTATCGCTCCGCACTGATACGCTCTATTTCCCTGTCAAATTCTTTGATCTGGGACGTAATCTGGCCGATAATTGTCAATACAGGCTCCAGAGCGCCACGTAAGTCTTCAGGAAGATGTTCATCTGCCTGCCGGTGAAAACTGTCTGCGCTGCATCCCGGCAGGCGATATCCCAGCGCCTTGACACTGCCACGAACATGGTTGATCAGGCTGGAGCGGTTCCTCACCAGGACATCCCTGGCCTGCAATATCTCCAGATCAATCTGGGCCTGTTCGCCCCTGTGGTTGACCGGATAGAGCAGATCAGGATCCATCCGGGCTATGCGGGCCAGCATTTCAGCGTCTCTGGTATCTGATTTATCGTTGCTGTCCCAGATGGCGCGTAATTTACGAGGGTTGCCAACCAAAACATGGCAGCCCAGCCTGGATAACAGCCTGCTGATCCAGGCCGAATGGGTACCGGCTTCAAGGGCAACAGTTGCCCCTTTATGGGG encodes:
- the gspK gene encoding type II secretion system minor pseudopilin GspK produces the protein MMRLRDRSGMALLLALFAITFLVAVTLQFNRSVTFQLQGAVHFQETTRLDTMLLGGLNIARAALLADLRQNDFDSLHDGWASLDQDELTTLFSADMFELKIKDLSGRLQVNSLAQSEAQRQIWVRFLSSGKFGIDSVDEATALVDALADWVDPDSETRDQGAENSYYASLSPPYGCRNGPVRYPEELLLVRGMTAEILYGNKEHSGIIEYLTITGQEGTININTAPDLVLRALHPELDEETVAELLEFRQDPDNRELLADPAWYTGVPGMEGIILPENLITIRSSWFRIGIRARSGEIERQGTGILQRQEKLSLVYWKVE
- the gspL gene encoding type II secretion system protein GspL, which translates into the protein MAKRVLGLDVHDDMVHVAVMEQRGGKIRILQAAAVPLQGEDLAGALTQVGLEKARSRCAVVSAVSPGSCSLRNLFLPFQEQDRIAQVLPLELEEHLLLPPESQVIDFLQTGRRDSGSELLVAALEKQFLQTHLEALQGQGLDPHTVTLHGFALAHQLCQAGLDEDFLLLDLGLYSTTLVLCCGGQVVFLRHIPSGNKLFSGTVMAIEGAEVAVEDEQEVRACVEQMCTGVERSLAWYGTENQATCTPGRILLSGRLAAVDCVVEAVASCFALPAQRCELAALMGAELSADVEDSWRPGCHDHVLALFAGAGKKYPLNFRRQEFAPRRQLLGSRLQKIAAGLVAVALAGVAGFMYLTEYRRLQATYERLDREMRAIYHQTFPEDTRIVDPYLQMQVKLREVQSPATVPAFSAEKRVLRILADISGRIPETITFHVSRMVIDQETVRIKGVTNAFNNVDAIKNRLGSSPLYDQVEILAATVEKDSGMVRFDIRLTLRSTFPPAPSVAVNLGLPGNTPGRAE
- the pilO gene encoding type 4a pilus biogenesis protein PilO, which produces MALGRRDRTALMIGALAVGLFVLLQFVVFPLAEKQRRLERGIAVREKAVQEMRDMQKRYRQLHARANSLHARLEKRSPDFSLFSFLEKMAAMTGVKESIVYMKPSTIQGDGPFRQNMVEMKLQGITLQQLVDLLKMVEAPENIVAIKRITIQENKKEQGMLDVIMQVVTVERAAGTGG
- a CDS encoding type IV pilus modification PilV family protein; this encodes MKHRQHTLRPHLSPGFTLLEVMVAVAIISIALVTLIGSQSQSVSLAGVSRVTLTASRLAREKLTELALADAENLGAESGRFDEPFADYGWQVDVQRLEAGNLGFEDPDNMLQAVDLLITRGDPARVVYQAKAVLLQEPPAGAIQ
- a CDS encoding PulJ/GspJ family protein codes for the protein MTARRQCLRLLSASGGMTLLEILLAMAVLAMVVAMVSLSLSGSLDAIEKTRTEGELYYRAQITLERISEDLGSAFPGDDIDFVGTAGEGDGEAARLLRFGSMAHIVFDPAHELPGLGRITYTLAPDTDGTGFILYRRDTLFRPGEPDNADQATDPGFRLCDRVRTLTFEYLDRDGGVHDSWDGGEETGAENLTSGLPAAVNCVLELWLDKEKERFLTFSTRILLPAGLLQFKQVGGGEG
- a CDS encoding IS110 family transposase, which gives rise to MHNVTIGMDLGDKNHVICIVDHAGRIVRRDTVTNTREALSEFFSPHKGATVALEAGTHSAWISRLLSRLGCHVLVGNPRKLRAIWDSNDKSDTRDAEMLARIARMDPDLLYPVNHRGEQAQIDLEILQARDVLVRNRSSLINHVRGSVKALGYRLPGCSADSFHRQADEHLPEDLRGALEPVLTIIGQITSQIKEFDREIERISAERYPETELLRAIKGVGPLTALAFLLIVEDPARFGKSRQVGCFLGLTPRRDQSGETDRQLRITKAGNPYLRRLLVGSAQYILGPFGEDCNLRRFGLRLAARGGKNAKRRAVVAVARKLAVLMHRLWQHGEIYDPFYKPQSRPLAKAA
- the gspG gene encoding type II secretion system major pseudopilin GspG; the encoded protein is MFFFRKHRNVLLSSQGFTLIELMVVMVILGILAGLIVPRIMDRPEEARRTKAAIQIQSIEQALKLYKLDNGQYPTTEQGLQALVEPPAVGRLAKNWRQGGYLDKGRVPKDPWGNDFIYISPGLHGDFDLMSYGADGEPGGEGKDADINNWELE
- a CDS encoding prepilin-type N-terminal cleavage/methylation domain-containing protein, yielding MIVFQRPDNGFTLLELLVVMVLIAIMTVFAVPRLYTALLTDPLKSTARRLIGLVAETSQQAVRSSRGYYLHLDLGEGRVWASADKERKNIPGDQAALLQLPAQVRIRDVVSVHGGRRSVGSTTIWFSRKGYVDKTLIHLQDQDGNEMTVLLSPFLSVTRIFGDYLDLDDAQVR